In the Cololabis saira isolate AMF1-May2022 chromosome 7, fColSai1.1, whole genome shotgun sequence genome, one interval contains:
- the simc1 gene encoding SUMO-interacting motif-containing protein 1 isoform X1, with amino-acid sequence MEDVIIISSDESDEELLPDAPPLSDVRVDIKTVNATMPPNYIDLTEPRWAFPQLKCCKPPVIDLTEDHPQRGLDRERRATEMHAKKTATEVHKEKTATEVDTKNVSVDCATQTQEESVNDILNNQDSNLPESLLRDSHDFAPQQDCGIHIAKRRKLNSPIKHKEAKQSAVPCLDKLAVKLSRLPFLESNAIQMRASGYSVHLGESSSQMSLCFNKVNINTEARECNSEFGTRAASNVSHVEPSFVQCLPEVAKSAIGQNGKELASENVQKKESPPRQSPVDSLCSEEQCPTQAIETECPISTSLQEECEGDETILSTDVFRAVSREDRQFLCPVELKKVMAKALADEDDESFGNPEVFCRKSLSLLYITIDVNYPEGTLQLLSDLLQPGYYPPKDVLAHLLNGILLDPQCPHHLCEQASNLLMKNQRHHMATKSTIPWDWELLTSVMSSEKIRCEAVLLFLEYVVQTLEDDFQAKRSTSALHQSIAKTTLSCDQQFPRVRDVIKWLFSAIMKSTEPGEGKETSRDRDDQLSLVFIFQRMLFLALEVDRSPALNCGKLAQELFHMLLSHAPLRAYRMLLLEGLQSKLLRCKLLELLLDYACPQKISVPTSLSLLLHFLKHCTLAPDPTDDTKRSNKWEELIQLIWMLLCSYNTAMKGYLFNSNTEQRRKVGTLVYKPEDKISKSGVQEAVEAFMSRSQMDLGQALPDDVQESLTYLQDHLLDACQC; translated from the exons ATGGAGGACGTGATCATCATCAGCTCGGACGAGTCTGATGAGGAGCTCTTGCCTGACGCCCCGCCGCTGTCAGATGTCCGAGTCGACATAAAGACCGTGAACGCCACCATGCCACCG aaTTACATTGACCTGACAGAGCCTAGGTGGGCTTTTCCACAGCTGAAGTGCTGCAAACCCCCAGTAATAGACTTAACAGAAGATCACCCACAGAGGGGGTTGGACAGGGAGAGAAGAGCGACAGAGATGCACGCGAAGAAAACAGCGACAGAGGTGCACAAGGAGAAAACAGCAACAGAGGTGGACACAAAGAATGTATCAGTGGATTGTGCCACTCAGACACAAGAGGAGAGTGTAAATGATATCTTAAACAATCAAGATTCTAACCTTCCAGAAAGCTTATTGAGAGATTCCCATGATTTTGCTCCACAGCAGGACTGTGGTATCCATATTGCAAAACGGAGAAAATTGAATTCTCCAATTAAGCACAAGGAGGCAAAGCAGAGCGCTGTTCCCTGCTTAGACAAACTAGCTGTAAAGTTGTCACGACTGCCTTTTCTTGAATCTAATGCCATACAGATGAGAGCATCTGGTTATTCTGTCCACTTAGGCGAAAGTTCCTCACAAATGTCCCTGTGCTTTAATAAAGTGAACATTAACACTGAAGCAAGAGAATGTAACAGTGAATTCGGGACAAGAGCTGCATCCAACGTTTCCCACGTGGAACCTTCGTTTGTTCAGTGTCTTCCTGAGGTGGCAAAATCTGCAATTGGACAAAACGGAAAGGAGCTTGCAAGTGAAAACGTGCAGAAAAAAGAATCTCCTCCCCGACAAAGTCCAGTTGACTCTCTTTGCTCAGAGGAACAATGCCCAACACAGGCCATAGAAACTGAATGTCCAATTTCAACAAGTTTGCAAGAAGAATGTGAAGGAGATGAGACCATATTGAGCACGGACGTCTTCAGAGCAGTCAGCAGAGAGGACAGGCAGTTTCTCTGCCCAGTTGAACTCAAGAAAGTAATGGCTAAAGCCTTG gctgatgaagatgatgaaagtTTTGGAAATCCAGAGGTATTCTGTCGTAAGAGCTTGAGCTTGCTGTACATTACCATCGATGTGAACTACCCAGAAGGCACTTTGCAGCTGTTGTCTGACCTGCTACAGCCTGGTTACTATCCGCCCAAAGATGTCCTTGCCCACCTGCTCAATGGCATTCTGCTTGACCCACAGTGTCCCCATCACCTCTGTGAACAGGCCTCTAATTTGCTCATGAAGAATCAGAG ACACCACATGGCGACTAAATCCACCATCCCATGGGATTGGGAATTGCTGACCTCTGTCATGTCTAGTGAG AAGATCCGATGTGAGGCTGTGCTTTTGTTCCTGGAGTACGTTGTGCAGACTTTAGAAGATGACTTTCAGGCCAAACGTTCTACTTCAGCACTTCACCAATCAATCGCAAAGACAACATTGTCATGTGATCAGCAGTTTCCCCGGGTCAG GGATGTCATCAAGTGGCTGTTTTCAGCTATTATGAAATCAACAGAGCCCGGAGAGGGAAAAGAAACATCTAGAGACAGAGATGACCAGTTAAG TCTAGTGTTCATCTTCCAAAGGATGTTGTTTCTAGCTCTGGAGGTGGACCGCTCTCCTGCTCTAAACTGTGGCAAGCTGGCTCAGGAGCTGTTCCACATGCTCCTCAGCCACGCACCTCTCCGAGCATACAG GATGTTGTTGCTGGAGGGCCTACAGAGCAAATTGTTGAGATGTAAGCTGTTGGAACTTCTGCTGGACTATGCATGCCCACAGAAAATCTCAGTTCCCACGTCACTCAGCCTGCTGCTGCACTTTCTGAAGCATTGCACTTTGGCACCAGACCCCACG GATGACACTAAGAGGTCCAATAAATGGGAGGAGTTGATCCAGCTCATCTGGATGTTGCTGTGCAGCTATAACACAGCAATGAAAG GATACCTATTCAACTCGAACACTGAACAGCGACGCAAAGTTGGAACTTTAGTCTACAAGCCAGAAGACAAGATCTCAAAGTCTGGTGTTCAGGAAGCTGTGGAGGCCTTTATGTCCAGATCCCAGATGGACCTCGGCCAAGCTTTACCTGATGATGTTCAAGAATCTCTAACTTATTTACAGGATCATCTGCTAGATGCCTGTCAGTGTTGA
- the simc1 gene encoding SUMO-interacting motif-containing protein 1 isoform X2, translating into MEDVIIISSDESDEELLPDAPPLSDVRVDIKTVNATMPPNYIDLTEPRWAFPQLKCCKPPVIDLTEDHPQRGLDRERRATEMHAKKTATEVHKEKTATEVDTKNVSVDCATQTQEESVNDILNNQDSNLPESLLRDSHDFAPQQDCGIHIAKRRKLNSPIKHKEAKQSAVPCLDKLAVKLSRLPFLESNAIQMRASGYSVHLGESSSQMSLCFNKVNINTEARECNSEFGTRAASNVSHVEPSFVQCLPEVAKSAIGQNGKELASENVQKKESPPRQSPVDSLCSEEQCPTQAIETECPISTSLQEECEGDETILSTDVFRAVSREDRQFLCPVELKKVMAKALADEDDESFGNPEVFCRKSLSLLYITIDVNYPEGTLQLLSDLLQPGYYPPKDVLAHLLNGILLDPQCPHHLCEQASNLLMKNQRHHMATKSTIPWDWELLTSVMSSEIRCEAVLLFLEYVVQTLEDDFQAKRSTSALHQSIAKTTLSCDQQFPRVRDVIKWLFSAIMKSTEPGEGKETSRDRDDQLSLVFIFQRMLFLALEVDRSPALNCGKLAQELFHMLLSHAPLRAYRMLLLEGLQSKLLRCKLLELLLDYACPQKISVPTSLSLLLHFLKHCTLAPDPTDDTKRSNKWEELIQLIWMLLCSYNTAMKGYLFNSNTEQRRKVGTLVYKPEDKISKSGVQEAVEAFMSRSQMDLGQALPDDVQESLTYLQDHLLDACQC; encoded by the exons ATGGAGGACGTGATCATCATCAGCTCGGACGAGTCTGATGAGGAGCTCTTGCCTGACGCCCCGCCGCTGTCAGATGTCCGAGTCGACATAAAGACCGTGAACGCCACCATGCCACCG aaTTACATTGACCTGACAGAGCCTAGGTGGGCTTTTCCACAGCTGAAGTGCTGCAAACCCCCAGTAATAGACTTAACAGAAGATCACCCACAGAGGGGGTTGGACAGGGAGAGAAGAGCGACAGAGATGCACGCGAAGAAAACAGCGACAGAGGTGCACAAGGAGAAAACAGCAACAGAGGTGGACACAAAGAATGTATCAGTGGATTGTGCCACTCAGACACAAGAGGAGAGTGTAAATGATATCTTAAACAATCAAGATTCTAACCTTCCAGAAAGCTTATTGAGAGATTCCCATGATTTTGCTCCACAGCAGGACTGTGGTATCCATATTGCAAAACGGAGAAAATTGAATTCTCCAATTAAGCACAAGGAGGCAAAGCAGAGCGCTGTTCCCTGCTTAGACAAACTAGCTGTAAAGTTGTCACGACTGCCTTTTCTTGAATCTAATGCCATACAGATGAGAGCATCTGGTTATTCTGTCCACTTAGGCGAAAGTTCCTCACAAATGTCCCTGTGCTTTAATAAAGTGAACATTAACACTGAAGCAAGAGAATGTAACAGTGAATTCGGGACAAGAGCTGCATCCAACGTTTCCCACGTGGAACCTTCGTTTGTTCAGTGTCTTCCTGAGGTGGCAAAATCTGCAATTGGACAAAACGGAAAGGAGCTTGCAAGTGAAAACGTGCAGAAAAAAGAATCTCCTCCCCGACAAAGTCCAGTTGACTCTCTTTGCTCAGAGGAACAATGCCCAACACAGGCCATAGAAACTGAATGTCCAATTTCAACAAGTTTGCAAGAAGAATGTGAAGGAGATGAGACCATATTGAGCACGGACGTCTTCAGAGCAGTCAGCAGAGAGGACAGGCAGTTTCTCTGCCCAGTTGAACTCAAGAAAGTAATGGCTAAAGCCTTG gctgatgaagatgatgaaagtTTTGGAAATCCAGAGGTATTCTGTCGTAAGAGCTTGAGCTTGCTGTACATTACCATCGATGTGAACTACCCAGAAGGCACTTTGCAGCTGTTGTCTGACCTGCTACAGCCTGGTTACTATCCGCCCAAAGATGTCCTTGCCCACCTGCTCAATGGCATTCTGCTTGACCCACAGTGTCCCCATCACCTCTGTGAACAGGCCTCTAATTTGCTCATGAAGAATCAGAG ACACCACATGGCGACTAAATCCACCATCCCATGGGATTGGGAATTGCTGACCTCTGTCATGTCTAGTGAG ATCCGATGTGAGGCTGTGCTTTTGTTCCTGGAGTACGTTGTGCAGACTTTAGAAGATGACTTTCAGGCCAAACGTTCTACTTCAGCACTTCACCAATCAATCGCAAAGACAACATTGTCATGTGATCAGCAGTTTCCCCGGGTCAG GGATGTCATCAAGTGGCTGTTTTCAGCTATTATGAAATCAACAGAGCCCGGAGAGGGAAAAGAAACATCTAGAGACAGAGATGACCAGTTAAG TCTAGTGTTCATCTTCCAAAGGATGTTGTTTCTAGCTCTGGAGGTGGACCGCTCTCCTGCTCTAAACTGTGGCAAGCTGGCTCAGGAGCTGTTCCACATGCTCCTCAGCCACGCACCTCTCCGAGCATACAG GATGTTGTTGCTGGAGGGCCTACAGAGCAAATTGTTGAGATGTAAGCTGTTGGAACTTCTGCTGGACTATGCATGCCCACAGAAAATCTCAGTTCCCACGTCACTCAGCCTGCTGCTGCACTTTCTGAAGCATTGCACTTTGGCACCAGACCCCACG GATGACACTAAGAGGTCCAATAAATGGGAGGAGTTGATCCAGCTCATCTGGATGTTGCTGTGCAGCTATAACACAGCAATGAAAG GATACCTATTCAACTCGAACACTGAACAGCGACGCAAAGTTGGAACTTTAGTCTACAAGCCAGAAGACAAGATCTCAAAGTCTGGTGTTCAGGAAGCTGTGGAGGCCTTTATGTCCAGATCCCAGATGGACCTCGGCCAAGCTTTACCTGATGATGTTCAAGAATCTCTAACTTATTTACAGGATCATCTGCTAGATGCCTGTCAGTGTTGA
- the simc1 gene encoding uncharacterized protein simc1 isoform X3, which produces MEDVIIISSDESDEELLPDAPPLSDVRVDIKTVNATMPPNYIDLTEPRWAFPQLKCCKPPVIDLTEDHPQRGLDRERRATEMHAKKTATEVHKEKTATEVDTKNVSVDCATQTQEESVNDILNNQDSNLPESLLRDSHDFAPQQDCGIHIAKRRKLNSPIKHKEAKQSAVPCLDKLAVKLSRLPFLESNAIQMRASGYSVHLGESSSQMSLCFNKVNINTEARECNSEFGTRAASNVSHVEPSFVQCLPEVAKSAIGQNGKELASENVQKKESPPRQSPVDSLCSEEQCPTQAIETECPISTSLQEECEGDETILSTDVFRAVSREDRQFLCPVELKKVMAKALADEDDESFGNPEVFCRKSLSLLYITIDVNYPEGTLQLLSDLLQPGYYPPKDVLAHLLNGILLDPQCPHHLCEQASNLLMKNQRHHMATKSTIPWDWELLTSVMSSEKIRCEAVLLFLEYVVQTLEDDFQAKRSTSALHQSIAKTTLSCDQQFPRVRDVIKWLFSAIMKSTEPGEGKETSRDRDDQLSLVFIFQRMLFLALEVDRSPALNCGKLAQELFHMLLSHAPLRAYRMLLLEGLQSKLLRCKLLELLLDYACPQKISVPTSLSLLLHFLKHCTLAPDPTDTYSTRTLNSDAKLEL; this is translated from the exons ATGGAGGACGTGATCATCATCAGCTCGGACGAGTCTGATGAGGAGCTCTTGCCTGACGCCCCGCCGCTGTCAGATGTCCGAGTCGACATAAAGACCGTGAACGCCACCATGCCACCG aaTTACATTGACCTGACAGAGCCTAGGTGGGCTTTTCCACAGCTGAAGTGCTGCAAACCCCCAGTAATAGACTTAACAGAAGATCACCCACAGAGGGGGTTGGACAGGGAGAGAAGAGCGACAGAGATGCACGCGAAGAAAACAGCGACAGAGGTGCACAAGGAGAAAACAGCAACAGAGGTGGACACAAAGAATGTATCAGTGGATTGTGCCACTCAGACACAAGAGGAGAGTGTAAATGATATCTTAAACAATCAAGATTCTAACCTTCCAGAAAGCTTATTGAGAGATTCCCATGATTTTGCTCCACAGCAGGACTGTGGTATCCATATTGCAAAACGGAGAAAATTGAATTCTCCAATTAAGCACAAGGAGGCAAAGCAGAGCGCTGTTCCCTGCTTAGACAAACTAGCTGTAAAGTTGTCACGACTGCCTTTTCTTGAATCTAATGCCATACAGATGAGAGCATCTGGTTATTCTGTCCACTTAGGCGAAAGTTCCTCACAAATGTCCCTGTGCTTTAATAAAGTGAACATTAACACTGAAGCAAGAGAATGTAACAGTGAATTCGGGACAAGAGCTGCATCCAACGTTTCCCACGTGGAACCTTCGTTTGTTCAGTGTCTTCCTGAGGTGGCAAAATCTGCAATTGGACAAAACGGAAAGGAGCTTGCAAGTGAAAACGTGCAGAAAAAAGAATCTCCTCCCCGACAAAGTCCAGTTGACTCTCTTTGCTCAGAGGAACAATGCCCAACACAGGCCATAGAAACTGAATGTCCAATTTCAACAAGTTTGCAAGAAGAATGTGAAGGAGATGAGACCATATTGAGCACGGACGTCTTCAGAGCAGTCAGCAGAGAGGACAGGCAGTTTCTCTGCCCAGTTGAACTCAAGAAAGTAATGGCTAAAGCCTTG gctgatgaagatgatgaaagtTTTGGAAATCCAGAGGTATTCTGTCGTAAGAGCTTGAGCTTGCTGTACATTACCATCGATGTGAACTACCCAGAAGGCACTTTGCAGCTGTTGTCTGACCTGCTACAGCCTGGTTACTATCCGCCCAAAGATGTCCTTGCCCACCTGCTCAATGGCATTCTGCTTGACCCACAGTGTCCCCATCACCTCTGTGAACAGGCCTCTAATTTGCTCATGAAGAATCAGAG ACACCACATGGCGACTAAATCCACCATCCCATGGGATTGGGAATTGCTGACCTCTGTCATGTCTAGTGAG AAGATCCGATGTGAGGCTGTGCTTTTGTTCCTGGAGTACGTTGTGCAGACTTTAGAAGATGACTTTCAGGCCAAACGTTCTACTTCAGCACTTCACCAATCAATCGCAAAGACAACATTGTCATGTGATCAGCAGTTTCCCCGGGTCAG GGATGTCATCAAGTGGCTGTTTTCAGCTATTATGAAATCAACAGAGCCCGGAGAGGGAAAAGAAACATCTAGAGACAGAGATGACCAGTTAAG TCTAGTGTTCATCTTCCAAAGGATGTTGTTTCTAGCTCTGGAGGTGGACCGCTCTCCTGCTCTAAACTGTGGCAAGCTGGCTCAGGAGCTGTTCCACATGCTCCTCAGCCACGCACCTCTCCGAGCATACAG GATGTTGTTGCTGGAGGGCCTACAGAGCAAATTGTTGAGATGTAAGCTGTTGGAACTTCTGCTGGACTATGCATGCCCACAGAAAATCTCAGTTCCCACGTCACTCAGCCTGCTGCTGCACTTTCTGAAGCATTGCACTTTGGCACCAGACCCCACG GATACCTATTCAACTCGAACACTGAACAGCGACGCAAAGTTGGAACTTTAG